A window of Rhododendron vialii isolate Sample 1 chromosome 11a, ASM3025357v1 contains these coding sequences:
- the LOC131307995 gene encoding GATA transcription factor 5-like isoform X2 has product MEYCIEAKALKPSFFSEYAVKSTQPATFFDEYMCANGISGVSCDDFSVDVFLDLSNEELLKEEFVEEESEEEEKDSLSDSSQDRAVEDDGFNCSTFSGSFDCGSISAGELSVPVDDLEHLEWLSLIVDDSASELSLLCPTGTFKENTKNRLEPVSRPPIQRTPILCFPSPVPAKARSKRSRSSGGAWSRASSSLSESSSTPTSSCGSSPTSVMSFSNPVRAADLILEPVVKKQKKRPAAEETGGETGGGSQTQRRCSHCQVQKTPQWRTGPLGAKTLCNACGVRYKSGRLFPEYRPACSPTFSGDVHSNSHRKVLEMRRQKDVPGTESGLTFGVTSF; this is encoded by the exons ATGGAGTACTGCATTGAGGCAAAAGCGCTGAAGCCCAGTTTCTTCTCGGAATACGCCGTGAAGTCGACCCAGCCGGCCACTTTCTTCGACGAATATATGTGTGCCAACGGAATTAGCGGCGTCTCGTGCGACGATTTTTCCGTTGACGTTTTCCTTGACCTCTCCAACGAGGAATTGTTGAAGGAGGAATTTGTTGAGGAAGAGTCTGAGGAGGAAGAGAAGGATTCTCTCTCTGATTCTTCTCAGGACAGAGCGGTGGAAGATGATGGCTTCAATTGCTCGACGTTTTCCGGCAGTTTTGACTGTGGGTCTATCTCCGCCGGCGAATTATCCGTTCCG GTTGATGATTTAGAGCACCTTGAATGGTTGTCTCTAATTGTGGACGATTCGGCCTCAGAATTATCCCTTTTATGTCCAACCGGTACTTTCAAGGAGAATACCAAGAACCGGTTGGAACCGGTTAGCAGACCGCCGATTCAGAGAACTCCGATCCTTTGTTTTCCGTCACCGGTTCCGGCTAAGGCAAGGAGCAAACGGTCGAGGTCAAGCGGCGGTGCTTGGTCGCGTGCCTCGTCGTCGCTCAGTGAGTCATCGTCGACGCCTACGTCTTCATGCGGGTCTTCTCCAACATCCGTAATGTCTTTCTCGAACCCGGTTCGGGCTGCGGACTTGATTCTCGAACCGGTTGtgaagaagcagaagaagagaCCGGCGGCGGAAGAAACCGGTGGGGAGACCGGAG GTGGGTCCCAGACGCAGCGGCGCTGTAGCCATTGCCAGGTTCAGAAGACCCCACAGTGGCGAACTGGTCCACTTGGTGCTAAAACCCTATGTAACGCTTGTGGGGTTCGCTACAAGTCCGGTCGGCTTTTCCCAGAGTATAGGCCGGCTTGTAGCCCAACTTTCTCCGGTGATGTCCACTCAAACAGCCACCGGAAGGTGTTAGAAATGCGGCGGCAGAAGGACGTTCCCGGAACCGAGTCCGGGTTGACTTTTGGGGTTACGAGTTTTTGA
- the LOC131307995 gene encoding GATA transcription factor 5-like isoform X1, whose protein sequence is MEYCIEAKALKPSFFSEYAVKSTQPATFFDEYMCANGISGVSCDDFSVDVFLDLSNEELLKEEFVEEESEEEEKDSLSDSSQDRAVEDDGFNCSTFSGSFDCGSISAGELSVPVDDLEHLEWLSLIVDDSASELSLLCPTGTFKENTKNRLEPVSRPPIQRTPILCFPSPVPAKARSKRSRSSGGAWSRASSSLSESSSTPTSSCGSSPTSVMSFSNPVRAADLILEPVVKKQKKRPAAEETGGETGGGFLEPVVKKQKKRPAAEETGGETGGGSQTQRRCSHCQVQKTPQWRTGPLGAKTLCNACGVRYKSGRLFPEYRPACSPTFSGDVHSNSHRKVLEMRRQKDVPGTESGLTFGVTSF, encoded by the exons ATGGAGTACTGCATTGAGGCAAAAGCGCTGAAGCCCAGTTTCTTCTCGGAATACGCCGTGAAGTCGACCCAGCCGGCCACTTTCTTCGACGAATATATGTGTGCCAACGGAATTAGCGGCGTCTCGTGCGACGATTTTTCCGTTGACGTTTTCCTTGACCTCTCCAACGAGGAATTGTTGAAGGAGGAATTTGTTGAGGAAGAGTCTGAGGAGGAAGAGAAGGATTCTCTCTCTGATTCTTCTCAGGACAGAGCGGTGGAAGATGATGGCTTCAATTGCTCGACGTTTTCCGGCAGTTTTGACTGTGGGTCTATCTCCGCCGGCGAATTATCCGTTCCG GTTGATGATTTAGAGCACCTTGAATGGTTGTCTCTAATTGTGGACGATTCGGCCTCAGAATTATCCCTTTTATGTCCAACCGGTACTTTCAAGGAGAATACCAAGAACCGGTTGGAACCGGTTAGCAGACCGCCGATTCAGAGAACTCCGATCCTTTGTTTTCCGTCACCGGTTCCGGCTAAGGCAAGGAGCAAACGGTCGAGGTCAAGCGGCGGTGCTTGGTCGCGTGCCTCGTCGTCGCTCAGTGAGTCATCGTCGACGCCTACGTCTTCATGCGGGTCTTCTCCAACATCCGTAATGTCTTTCTCGAACCCGGTTCGGGCTGCGGACTTGATTCTCGAACCGGTTGtgaagaagcagaagaagagaCCGGCGGCGGAAGAAACCGGTGGGGAGACCGGAGGTGGGTTTCTCGAACCGGTTGtgaagaagcagaagaagagaCCGGCGGCGGAAGAAACCGGTGGGGAGACCGGAGGTGGGTCCCAGACGCAGCGGCGCTGTAGCCATTGCCAGGTTCAGAAGACCCCACAGTGGCGAACTGGTCCACTTGGTGCTAAAACCCTATGTAACGCTTGTGGGGTTCGCTACAAGTCCGGTCGGCTTTTCCCAGAGTATAGGCCGGCTTGTAGCCCAACTTTCTCCGGTGATGTCCACTCAAACAGCCACCGGAAGGTGTTAGAAATGCGGCGGCAGAAGGACGTTCCCGGAACCGAGTCCGGGTTGACTTTTGGGGTTACGAGTTTTTGA